The Variovorax paradoxus genome window below encodes:
- a CDS encoding TetR/AcrR family transcriptional regulator yields the protein MLRPTKSQMNARIVDCAAGLFAKHGFENTSLQQIADAIGYSKTGLLYRYPSKKAIYEAGFQAGRDHVTALLASVEGMRPGIRRDRTVVASYVDFTFEWPGVSAFANRLSGSEESTEPQLMEIALLIYQALGTDPFKAKAQRIVRITLAFSGLGIAAISAVRLGRQKEWRDDIIASAMKALGH from the coding sequence ATGCTCAGGCCCACCAAGTCCCAGATGAACGCCCGGATCGTCGATTGCGCCGCCGGCCTGTTCGCCAAGCATGGCTTCGAGAACACCTCGCTGCAGCAGATCGCGGATGCGATCGGCTATTCGAAGACCGGGCTGCTCTACCGCTATCCGAGCAAGAAGGCGATCTACGAGGCGGGCTTCCAGGCCGGCCGCGACCATGTGACGGCGCTGCTGGCCAGCGTCGAAGGCATGCGCCCCGGCATCCGGCGCGACCGCACCGTCGTCGCCTCCTATGTCGACTTCACTTTCGAATGGCCGGGCGTGTCGGCTTTTGCCAACCGGCTCTCGGGCAGCGAGGAGAGCACCGAGCCGCAGCTGATGGAGATCGCGCTGCTCATCTACCAGGCGCTCGGCACCGATCCTTTCAAGGCCAAGGCGCAGCGCATCGTGCGCATCACGCTCGCGTTCTCGGGCCTCGGCATCGCGGCGATCTCGGCCGTCCGGCTGGGTCGGCAGAAGGAATGGCGCGACGACATCATCGCGTCGGCGATGAAAGCGCTGGGCCACTGA
- a CDS encoding LysR family transcriptional regulator, with translation MDADFNLLRFFLAVAKEQNFRAAADHLGVTRSAVSQGIRRLEDSLGIALVQRSTRHVRLTEAGEALHRQIAEPLSTVGAALEEAAVEGPSRGVLRVAVTSIAERFLSGPLISSFAAAHPGVTLDVTVTDDESDIVAAGFDAGVRLGEVIEQDMVAVPLTGPQRQMVVASPAYLAAHGVPTHPRELLAHCCIGWRRSPKEAPYRWEFREDGRDFALTVEPRITTNDMLLMIRTALADTGITIGMEETFRPYIDRGALVSVLDDFLPSFAGFFLYFPSRRNQPRKLRALVDHVKSFAQR, from the coding sequence ATGGATGCCGACTTCAACCTGCTGCGCTTCTTCCTCGCGGTCGCGAAGGAGCAGAACTTCCGCGCCGCCGCGGACCATCTGGGCGTGACGCGTTCGGCCGTCAGCCAGGGCATCCGCCGGCTCGAGGACAGCCTGGGCATCGCGCTGGTCCAGCGCTCGACGCGCCACGTGCGCCTGACCGAGGCGGGCGAGGCGCTGCACCGGCAGATCGCCGAGCCGCTGTCGACGGTAGGCGCGGCGCTGGAAGAGGCCGCAGTCGAGGGCCCCTCACGCGGCGTGCTGCGGGTCGCGGTGACCTCGATCGCCGAGCGCTTTCTCTCGGGCCCGCTGATCAGCAGTTTCGCGGCGGCCCATCCCGGCGTGACGCTCGACGTGACCGTGACCGACGACGAGTCGGACATCGTCGCCGCGGGCTTCGATGCCGGCGTGCGGCTGGGCGAGGTCATCGAGCAGGACATGGTGGCCGTTCCGCTCACCGGCCCGCAGCGCCAGATGGTCGTGGCAAGCCCGGCCTACCTGGCCGCGCACGGCGTGCCGACGCATCCGCGCGAGCTGCTCGCGCACTGCTGCATCGGATGGCGGCGCTCGCCCAAGGAAGCGCCGTACCGCTGGGAGTTCCGCGAGGACGGGCGCGACTTCGCGCTGACGGTGGAACCGAGGATCACCACCAACGACATGCTGCTGATGATCCGTACGGCGCTCGCGGACACCGGCATCACGATCGGCATGGAAGAGACCTTCCGGCCCTACATCGATCGTGGCGCACTGGTCTCGGTACTCGACGATTTCCTGCCGAGCTTCGCGGGCTTCTTCCTGTACTTTCCGAGCCGAAGGAACCAGCCGCGGAAGCTGCGCGCGCTGGTCGATCACGTGAAGTCGTTCGCGCAGCGCTGA
- a CDS encoding Atu4866 domain-containing protein — translation MTSQTTPSPAACKRRKPTRRGLLSLGLLALGTALAAPHRAHARSSKESDMTTHPYLGMWVTGDGHVRHQLLPNGRYDEARGSRESAYRGRYVIEGNHIEYVDDTGFTADGDFIDGVLHHGGMVLRRVAPTGTR, via the coding sequence ATGACTTCACAAACCACCCCTTCTCCAGCGGCCTGCAAGCGCCGGAAACCCACGCGGCGCGGTCTGCTGAGCCTCGGGCTCCTGGCCCTTGGCACGGCCCTCGCCGCCCCCCACCGAGCCCACGCTCGATCTTCCAAGGAATCGGACATGACAACGCATCCCTATCTCGGCATGTGGGTGACCGGCGACGGCCACGTGCGCCATCAGCTGCTGCCCAACGGCCGCTACGACGAGGCGCGCGGCAGCCGCGAGAGCGCCTACCGTGGCCGCTACGTCATCGAAGGCAACCACATCGAGTACGTCGACGACACCGGCTTCACGGCCGATGGCGACTTCATCGATGGCGTGCTGCACCACGGTGGGATGGTGCTCCGGCGCGTCGCGCCCACCGGCACCCGATGA
- a CDS encoding SDR family oxidoreductase, producing the protein MNAKTSKVILITGASSGIGEATARLLAKNGATVLLGARRTERLDRIVADIVAAGGIAEARALDVTRREDVQAFADHAIARFGRIDVIVNNAGVMPLSPLASLKLDEWDRMIDVNIRGVLHGIAAVLPTMQKQGAGHVVNVASIGAHAVSPTAAVYCATKYAVWALSEGLRQEHQDIRVTTISPGVTESELADTISDEKGRDEMKEFRKVAISASAIARAIDFAISQPEDVDTSEIVIRPTASAH; encoded by the coding sequence ATGAACGCAAAGACTTCCAAGGTCATCCTCATCACCGGCGCCAGCAGCGGCATCGGCGAAGCCACCGCCCGCCTGCTCGCGAAGAACGGCGCCACCGTGCTGCTCGGCGCGCGGCGCACCGAGCGGCTGGATCGGATCGTCGCGGACATCGTCGCCGCCGGCGGCATCGCCGAGGCCCGCGCACTCGACGTGACGCGGCGCGAGGACGTGCAGGCCTTCGCGGACCACGCCATCGCGCGCTTCGGCCGCATCGACGTCATCGTCAACAACGCCGGCGTCATGCCGCTGTCGCCGCTCGCCTCGCTCAAGCTCGACGAGTGGGACCGGATGATCGACGTCAACATCCGCGGCGTGCTGCACGGCATTGCCGCCGTGCTGCCCACGATGCAGAAGCAGGGCGCGGGCCATGTGGTGAACGTCGCGTCGATCGGGGCGCACGCCGTCTCGCCCACGGCTGCCGTCTATTGCGCGACCAAGTACGCGGTCTGGGCCCTCTCCGAGGGCCTGCGCCAGGAGCACCAGGACATCCGCGTCACGACGATCAGCCCGGGCGTGACCGAATCGGAGCTGGCCGACACCATCTCGGACGAGAAGGGCCGCGACGAGATGAAGGAGTTTAGGAAAGTGGCGATCAGCGCATCGGCGATCGCGCGCGCCATCGACTTCGCGATCTCGCAGCCCGAGGACGTGGACACGAGCGAGATCGTCATTCGGCCCACGGCCAGCGCGCATTGA